The DNA region GACACATTCGTGGGCTACAGTATTACGACGGCTGCCAAAGTTACGCTTCAGATAGGTGTCCGGATCAATGATCATCGTCTTTGCCTTAACGAACACCTCCCGATATTCATCTTCGGATGGATCGTAGATTTCAACAAGTCCATCGGTGAAACACATCTGGCCGAGAATACTGAGATCCTCGGAGAGGTGAAATTCCTTGATGAGTAGATGCAGTTTATCTCTTGCGATCTCTTCGATAGGGACGGCCATCGGCTTTTCGAGCGCTTCTGGACAGTATTCTGCTAAAATGTCAGCGGCCTTGTCGTCAAATTCTGATTTGTACATTCGAGGGACAAGAGAGCTGAGATATGCTTCTTTGGTCATATTTATCCTTTCTTTTCGATCTCTTCCAGAACGCGCTGCCAGAAGTCATCACCGAGCTTCTTATCACTGGCCTTACGAAGGGCAGCCCGAACATGCGGAATATTCTCATCCATGATGTATTCAGGAAGGTCCGGTGCCGCTTCATTTCTTTCGCGACCTGCGAGATCGAACATCTCTGCACGCTCATCTTCAGTGAGGTAAAGTACGTCTGCTATTTTGAGCAGCATACCCATTTCCGGGGGATTACGTCTGCCTTTGATAATGTCCGAGAGATAGGTAGCAGTTGTGCCCATCGCCTGTGCGATGTCTTTGAGGAGAATGTTGCCGCCGTCAGAGGCGCGTCCCAGCCTCTTCTCATTAATGAATTTTCCAAAATCGCCTGTCATTGTAAAAACTCCTTTCTTCGTCAATTAGCGACTTCGCTAATCTGCTTATTAGTATAGCGAGGAAATGTGTTTTTGTCAAGTGGTTCATAAAAAAAGCCACGCTGTTCCTCACAACGTGGCTAAGAGTTAATCCAGATATACAAATGATTGAGGGGCTTGGTTGATTCCGTAATCGGATAGCGCCTTCGGTGTTTCATAGATAATAACATCTTTCAACTTATAAGCAATGGCTTTATCTTTTCCGGCATAGTAGGAGAAATAGAACTTTTTCGTTATTCCTGCCGCCGTTTTTGCAATTTCCCAGATTTCTTTTGGTGTGCCCTCCAGAATCTCATCTATGGTTGCTTCGCCAACCACCTGCTTTTGAGGCGAGGAAGCATAGAAGACTATGCGGTCCACACCGTCTTTGGGTTTGCTTTTCCTGAATTCATATTGTTTTTTGCCTTCCAGTATTACCTTGGCATATTTAGGTTTAATCGATAATAACATTGTCGACATCGACGTTGCCCTCCCGTAGAATTTTCTCGAACTGACTTCTCGTGTAGCGGAAATTCATCGGGTGGGTTCCGGGCCAGCAATCATTATCCTTCAGCCATTTCCAATTCACATTATTCCCAGCGCCGAAGTAGCCATAGTAGAGCAGTTCAATCAGCGTTAGAGAAGCCCATATTTCATATTTTATTTTAAGCTCATCTTCATCGTATACTGATTTATTGCCAACCATATGGAGGAATTCGTCATATGTGCAAAGAGCCTGTCCATTAGCCTTTATCTTTTCTACTCGTGTTGCGACACAATAAGAAGTGATAACGGACTTGTATCCCGGTCGACCGTCTGTTCCTGTGTACTTTCGGTATATTAGAACGGGTTCTCCGACTTTAAAAGCTAAGCTGTAAGGCTTGCCTATATATACTTTCTTTAGTCCATTTGCTACGCGCAGATCTACACGCTCCTGTAGAGTGTTGGCAAGCTCAGAATACGCAAACATCGTATCGTGGTAAGCCATGTCGATTGCAAGGCATCCAGCATATTGTACCTGATTGCTAATGAAAGGAAAAGACTTACACGGATCGCTGAAATCAAGATTTCTTCGATCTTTAATATAGACACGTTCGCTATTCAAATTATTGCCCACATGAATAAAGCCATATTTTTCCAGAAGGAATATGAGGCTGGTATGCTTTTCAAATACGGTGACATAAATTTCGTTTGTGCCGAGATCTCTCCACCGCCAAAGGGTGAGGCCGAGTGCACCCTCACCGATTCGCTGATGACGATATCTTTCGTCAATTTTGATGGTGGTTATTTTTAAGCGTGGCACTTTGGGTAGTACAGTTCCGTCAGCCAGCTTGATCTCTTCGGTTTCATCTGGCTTTAAATTGACGAAGGCACCAATTCCTTGATCATCTTGGAATACCAAGGCTTTTTTACCATCGGCAGCTTTGGCGGCAAACCATTGAACAAAGCCTGTGCTGGTTGAATTACCCGGATAATCAGCTTTTAATGAATCAAAGAAGGGGTCATCGAGATTTATCTCAGAAAAACGTTTGCGCTCAAATTTGCCCGCCATAAAAATCCTCCTTAAAGTGCCTTTATAAAATCAATCGCCTGTGCAAGATCTCCGGCACCACCAGATATGAAAAGCTTCGAACCAATTTCGGTGGCGATCTCTTTTGCATAGGCGCATTCTTCATGCTGGAAATCTTCGATACTCTGTACCGAGGCTTCAATTCCGTCGCGTTCTTTACGACGATCCGCAATCACCTCTGACTTCTCCATCAGCAGAATAATAGCATCGGGATTCAAAGTGGTGAAGGTATCATATGGAATGCGGGTTATTTCACCAGATGCATTGAGCAGACAGAAGTGTCCATCAAGAATAAAATTCTTCCCGGATGATCTCAATTCATCAACTGCCTGAAGAAGGTATTGCTGGTTGTCGTCAATGTCTGGAATAAGTTTGTCTTTGGCGAATCCGGAGTGCTTCTTCTGGGTGATCAGCGTACTGGCAGAGTATGATTCTATACCTGTAGTCTCTTTGACCATGTCGCAGAAGTAGGACTTCCCAACGCCGTGAACTCCGCTTATAAAGATCATGAACGACACGCCTCCTTAGTGCAAAATCGGCTGCGAAACCAGCCGTCTATGTCATTATAACAGATTTGATCACGAAATTCAAGAGAAAACGATATTTATTCCTGCAATCGCACGATAAAATCTTGAAATTTAAAGCCAGACGTGCTATAATGAAAAAGTCGGAGTATATATGTAGACATTTTGACAGAAAATGGAGGTTGGCACATGGCCATTAGTTACAAGAAATTATGGAAGCTGTTAATTGATAAAGATATGAAGAAAAAAGATTTGCAGCGTGTAGCTGGGATCAGTGCGGCATCCGTGACAAAGCTCGGAAAGAACGAGAACGTAAACACAGAGATTATAGAAAAAATCTGTGTGGCTTTGCAATGCGATGTCAGCGACATAATGGAAATGGTCGATGACGAATAAAAAGGGTCCTATGGACGGTGAATATGTAGCGTAACTAAAGGAGGATTTGATCATGGGCAGACCGGAGGATTCAAGGGTTAAAATACCGGCGCTCGTGCATTTCACGAGACTTGGATATGAATATATGTCCATTAAAGGAAAAAATCGTGGCGTTGATTATGACGAAGACACGAATATTTTCTATGCACAATTTTTGGAAGCCCTGAACAAAATCAACAGAGTATCTTTATCGCAGGAAGAATCTTTTAAGATAATTAATGAGTTAAAAATTAAACTCGATAATGATGATCTGGGTAAGACCTTTTTTAGTCTTTTAAAGGACGGGATTAATGGCCTCCGCCTCATTGATTTATCTGACATCAAAAATAATTCGTATGTAGTCGTAACTGAGCTTCCTTATGAGAATGGCGATGACAATTTCAGACCGGACATTACCATTTTGATCAATGGAATGCCTCTGTCTTTCGTGGAGGTAAAAAGACAGAATAATCGCGAAGGCATACTGGTTGAACGCGAGAGAATGACGCGTCGGTTTTCAAATCGGATTTATAGAAGGTACGTAAACATCACCCAATACACCGTGTTCTCCAACAATAATGAGTACGACGATACCGATATTGAGCCGATACAGGGAGCGTTTTATGCATCCAGTAATTACGGCAAAATGTTCTTCAGTAAATTCAGAGAGCAGCGCAAGGAGGAATTGAGTCGATCTCTATTGCCTATAGATGATGAAACAGAGCTATTTATATTAAAGGATACAAATCTTCTCTCAATCAAAGGCACTCCGGAATACAAGTCTTCTATTAGTGAAGATTCTCCAACAAATCGGATCGTGACTTCCTTATATACAAAGGAACGGATAATGTTTCTTTTGCAATATGGAATTTGCTATAAGGAAACAACCGACAAAAACGGTATACGCCACATTGAAAAACACATCATGAGATACCCGCAAATGTTTGCTACTATGGCCATCCGAGATCGCCTCGACGAGGGTATTAAGAAAGGTATCATTTGGCACACTCAGGGTAGCGGTAAGACAGCTCTTGCTTATTCAAATGTGCTTTATCTACGGGATTACTTTCAAAAGCAAGGTAAAATAGCGAAGTTCTACTTCATAGTTGACCGCATTGATCTTGCTTCTCAGGCAAAAGCCGAGTTTGAGGCACGCGGACTGAAGGTAATTACTGTCGACTCAAAGGAGGACTTTATCAAAAATATTTCCTCCATAGGCGAAGCTGATAAAAGTGGGAAGATTGCATTTACCGTCGTAAATATCCAGAAATTTTCTGCGGAATCGGTGACAAAAAAGGCGAATTATAATGTCAATGTTCAGCGTGTTTATTTTATGGACGAAGCTCATCGAAGCTACAATCCCAAAGGCTCATTTCTTGCAAATTTGATGGCCTCAGATCGAGAAGCCATTATGATCGCTCTGACTGGCACTCCGCTAATCGGAGAGGGATATAACACGAAAGATGTTTTCGGTCCTTATATTCACAAGTACTATTATAATCAATCGATCGCAGATGGATATACATTGAAACTGATCCGCGAGGAAATAGAAACTACATATCGAACACAGATGGCGGCTACGTTGGAGCAGCTTGAAGTCCAAATGGGCTCCATCAAGAAAAAAGATTTATATTCCCATCCAAAGTTTGTTAAAGAGATGGTCGACTACATTGTAGATGATTATAAAAAGGGCCGTAGTGTTTTGGATAGTTCAATTGGGGCGATGATTGTTTGCGATTCCTCAGAACAAGCGCGGGAGGTTAACGCTCAGCTGGATAGATTAAATGCCTATTCTCATGCTCTCGTTTTGCATGATGAAGGGAGTAAGCAGGATCGAAAAGATATTCAGGAGGACTTCAAGAAAGGCAACATCGACATACTTGTTGTATATAATATGTTGCTAACTGGATTTGATGCTCCTCGTCTAAAAAAGCAATATCTGGCACGAATGATCAAGGCCCATAATCTGCTTCAGACATTAACAAGGGTGAATAGGCCTTACAGAGATTATCACTATGGATTTGTCGTTGACTTTGCAAATATTAAAGACGAATTTGATAAAACAAATAAGGCCTACTTTGATGAACTTCAAGCAGAACTGGGCGATGAAGTAGAAAATTACAGCGAGATCTTTAAGAGCCATGAGGAGATTGAACGGGATTTAACGGATGTAAAGAACCAGTTATTCCTATATGACACAGATAACATCGTAGAATTCATAAATCAGATTAATGGCATTGATGACAAGAAGACGCTCCTCAATCTAAAGGAGGCGCTTGAAAACTATAAGGTTCTCCATAATTTGATCCGCTTGTTTGGCTATGATGACTTATATGTTCATTTTGATGTGAGCAAGGCAATCCAGATGCTGAACGAGGTAACAAATAGGATAAATATTATCAACTTCAAACAGAATGTCGAAAATTCTGAGGATATGTCTAGCGTCTTGAATACGGCTCTGGATCAAATCCGTTTTCAGTTCAGAAAGGTAAAAGAAGAAGAACTTGTTATTGCAGATGCGTTTAGAAATTCCCTCGAAAAAACGCGACGTGAGATCGTGGATCGATGCCTTGATCCCAAAGATCCTGAGTATATATCTCTTCTCGAAGAGCTGAAACGTGTCTTTAAAAAGAAAAACATAGAGGAACTGACTACCGATGAGATGAAGGCCGTAATAGAGGAACTCGATGGCCTAAGAAAAAGAGCTGAAAAGCATAATCACGAAGATCAAATGCTGGCAGCCAAATATGATGGGGATGTTAAGTATATGCGAACACATAAGCGAATAATGGGAAATCCGCCGCCCATTGCGGATGCGCTTACGGTTCATTCAATCCTGATGGATGTTAAACGACAGGCGGACGACACTGTTTCTCGTAATGAAAGCGTGTTGGATAATCAGGCCTTTTTCATCAGATCGCTTCAACCTGCAATCATTTCGGCTTGCAAAAAGCGAAACACTAAAGTTAATATGCAACAAGTTCAATTTATAGATGCTTGCATCGCACAAGAATATTTTACGGAAAGGAACTGGGCTTCTTAATATGGAAACACAGATTATTATGAAAAGAACCAAGGCGATGATTGATGACCTTAAAACAGTCTGCGCAAATTATGGCCTCGGCAACGCAAGTAGCGAATATAAAATTATCACAGAGGTTTTCCTCTATAAATTCTTAAATGACAAGTTCTTGTACGAGGTCAGGCAGGCTGATGAAGGCTTAAAAAACAGTACCAATATTGAAGCTGATCTTAGTGCAATGGACGATGAAAGTTACGACTTCCTTCTGGCCAGCCTTCCTCCGACGACTGCACAGCTTAAGAAAGAACACTTCATTTCCTATTTGTTTAACCGAAAAAACACAGACAAGTTTAATGAACTGTTTGATGATACGTTGATCGATATAGCCAACTTTAACATTGATGTGTTTTCTGTCAAGACGGGTAGTGAAGATAAAATAAGGCTGTTTGACGCAATCTCAGTGTTTGTTACTGAAACCAATAGGAGATCAGACTTTTGCCGAGCAATCATAGATAAACTGGTTGCCTTTAGCTTTGCGGAAGCCTTTGCACAAAAGTATGACTTCTTTGCAGCCGTCTTTGAATATCTTATAAAAGATTACAACAAAGATTTTGGTAAGTATGCTGAGTACTATACACCACATTCGATAGCCAGCATTATTGCTAAGATCATGGTGCCGGATGGGGCACAGAATGTTACTGTATATGATCCAGCAGCAGGATCAGGTACGCTCGTCTTAGCATTGGCACATGAAATTGGTGAGGATAACTGCACTATTTATACACAAGATATCTCTCAAAAATCGAACGAGTTTTTGAGGCTTAATCTGATCCTCAACAATTTGGTTCACTCCCTCGGAAATGTTGTTCATGGGGATACCCTTCTTCAGCCGGAACATTTGAACAAGCAGAAGAACGGCTTAATGAAGTTTGACTACATTGTTAGCAATCCGCCTTTTAATATGGATTTCAGTGATAATAGAGACACGTTGGCTGGGGAGAAGTATAAAGAGCGATTCTGGGCCGGAGTTCCCAATATACCTAAGAAGAAAAAAGATAGCATGGATATTTACTTGCTGTTTTTACAACATATCTTATTCTCATTAAAAGATACTGGTAAAGCGGGAATCGTTGTCCCGACAGGATTCCTAACTACTGCAACTGGCATACAGAAAAAAATTAGAGAGAAGATCATCTCGGAGAAAATGCTCAGAGGCGTAATATCGATGCCTTCTAATATCTTTGCTACAACAGGAACTAACGTATCAATAATGTTTTTGGATGCACAGAAACAGCAAGATAAAGTGATGCTGATGGATGCTTCCTCGATGGGCCAAAAGATCAAGGTCGACGGAAAGAATCAAAGAACCGTTTTGAGAGACTTTGAGATAGAACAGATAATCAGTACTTTTAACTGCGAAATTGAAACAGATGATTTTTCTGTTATGGTATCACTCGATCAGATAAGTAAGAATAAATTCTCTTTAAGTGCCGGACAGTATTTTACTTTTAAGCTTCCGTATGTGGAAATTAGCGAGGCAGAATTTGATAAAGAGATGCAACGACTTCAAATAGAATTAGGAGATGAATTGGATGCAGGAGCAGAACTGAATAAAGAAATCTGCGCCATTATGGAGAGGTTAAAATGGAATCAGTAAAACTTGAGCCATTAGGCAAATATATCGATATAATAACTGATTATCATGCAAACGGATCCTATGAGTCGCTAAAGGATCATGTGACTCTGTTGGATCATAAGGATTATGCGGTTATTATAAGAACATTGAATTTCGAACGTCAGGACTTTCGTGATGAACTGTTGTATGTAGACGAAGATGCCTATAATTTTCTTGAAAAAAGCAAAGTTCTGCCGAACGATATCCTTATGAACAAGATTGCAAATCCCGGTAGTGTATATATTATGCCTGATTTGGGATGCCCAGTTACCTGTGGAATGAATCTGTTCCTAATCCGTTTCAATAATCAAGTTAATCAGCGTTACATGTACTATAACATGAAAAATGTTGAGCCTTATATAAAGTCATTTTCACATGGTACTACCACTAAAACAATTACCAAAGATGACGTTAGGGGTATAGAAGTTTATTTTCATAGCAAGCCCATGCAAGATTCTATTGCGAACTTCCTTACACTAATTGATGATAAGATTCAAAACAACAAGAACATTATTTATACGTTAAGTAGGACAATCAAATTATTATATGATTATTGGTTTATTCAATTTGATTTTCCTGATAAAGACGGAAAGCCTTATAAATCTCATGGCGGGGAATTTATATACAGCTCATTGCTGAAAAGGAATATTCCTGAAGGATGGACAGAGTTATCTTTAGGTAAAAGACTTACGTTCGAAAGAGGTGTCGAGATCGGTAGCGATAATTATCTGGTGGAAAAACAGGAGAATAGCGCTCCATTTATTAGGGTAAGCGATTTAAATGGCTCCAGTGAGATTTACGCGAAAATGGATCTTCTTGATGGTAAATTGCTCGCGCCACAAGATATTTGCGTGTCGCTTGATGGGACGGTTGGAAAAGTTGACTATGCATTGTATGGTGGATATTCAACTGGAATACGCAAAGTTTATGATGAGAAGGCGGAAATCAATAATTCCCTAATTTTTGCAATCTTAACTTCAGATTATATTCAATATGTGATTGAAAAGTATGCAACAGGATCAAATATCTTGCACGCATCCGAAGCCGTTAATCATATGGATATTCCATATTCTAAAGAAGTCTATGGACAGTTCCAGAAATTAATCACGCCCATGTTTGAAAAAATGATAAAAGTTAAACTCGAGAATGAAAAACTGCAGAATTATAAGAATCTAATTTTACCAATGTTAATGAATG from Dialister invisus DSM 15470 includes:
- a CDS encoding ATP-binding protein — its product is MIFISGVHGVGKSYFCDMVKETTGIESYSASTLITQKKHSGFAKDKLIPDIDDNQQYLLQAVDELRSSGKNFILDGHFCLLNASGEITRIPYDTFTTLNPDAIILLMEKSEVIADRRKERDGIEASVQSIEDFQHEECAYAKEIATEIGSKLFISGGAGDLAQAIDFIKAL
- a CDS encoding helix-turn-helix domain-containing protein; the protein is MTGDFGKFINEKRLGRASDGGNILLKDIAQAMGTTATYLSDIIKGRRNPPEMGMLLKIADVLYLTEDERAEMFDLAGRERNEAAPDLPEYIMDENIPHVRAALRKASDKKLGDDFWQRVLEEIEKKG
- a CDS encoding ImmA/IrrE family metallo-endopeptidase, translated to MTKEAYLSSLVPRMYKSEFDDKAADILAEYCPEALEKPMAVPIEEIARDKLHLLIKEFHLSEDLSILGQMCFTDGLVEIYDPSEDEYREVFVKAKTMIIDPDTYLKRNFGSRRNTVAHECVHWIYHRNYFLAMEALKEGRAVAQRCPVEAKDESFKEVWTDVDWLEWQANGIAPRILMPRETIADGFQMIIERSKKNKFVSAGLISKSKWILEQFAGFYQVSQTSAAIRLSELELLS
- a CDS encoding restriction endonuclease subunit S yields the protein MESVKLEPLGKYIDIITDYHANGSYESLKDHVTLLDHKDYAVIIRTLNFERQDFRDELLYVDEDAYNFLEKSKVLPNDILMNKIANPGSVYIMPDLGCPVTCGMNLFLIRFNNQVNQRYMYYNMKNVEPYIKSFSHGTTTKTITKDDVRGIEVYFHSKPMQDSIANFLTLIDDKIQNNKNIIYTLSRTIKLLYDYWFIQFDFPDKDGKPYKSHGGEFIYSSLLKRNIPEGWTELSLGKRLTFERGVEIGSDNYLVEKQENSAPFIRVSDLNGSSEIYAKMDLLDGKLLAPQDICVSLDGTVGKVDYALYGGYSTGIRKVYDEKAEINNSLIFAILTSDYIQYVIEKYATGSNILHASEAVNHMDIPYSKEVYGQFQKLITPMFEKMIKVKLENEKLQNYKNLILPMLMNGQVIFGEDIRD
- a CDS encoding helix-turn-helix domain-containing protein, with the protein product MAISYKKLWKLLIDKDMKKKDLQRVAGISAASVTKLGKNENVNTEIIEKICVALQCDVSDIMEMVDDE
- a CDS encoding type I restriction endonuclease subunit R; amino-acid sequence: MGRPEDSRVKIPALVHFTRLGYEYMSIKGKNRGVDYDEDTNIFYAQFLEALNKINRVSLSQEESFKIINELKIKLDNDDLGKTFFSLLKDGINGLRLIDLSDIKNNSYVVVTELPYENGDDNFRPDITILINGMPLSFVEVKRQNNREGILVERERMTRRFSNRIYRRYVNITQYTVFSNNNEYDDTDIEPIQGAFYASSNYGKMFFSKFREQRKEELSRSLLPIDDETELFILKDTNLLSIKGTPEYKSSISEDSPTNRIVTSLYTKERIMFLLQYGICYKETTDKNGIRHIEKHIMRYPQMFATMAIRDRLDEGIKKGIIWHTQGSGKTALAYSNVLYLRDYFQKQGKIAKFYFIVDRIDLASQAKAEFEARGLKVITVDSKEDFIKNISSIGEADKSGKIAFTVVNIQKFSAESVTKKANYNVNVQRVYFMDEAHRSYNPKGSFLANLMASDREAIMIALTGTPLIGEGYNTKDVFGPYIHKYYYNQSIADGYTLKLIREEIETTYRTQMAATLEQLEVQMGSIKKKDLYSHPKFVKEMVDYIVDDYKKGRSVLDSSIGAMIVCDSSEQAREVNAQLDRLNAYSHALVLHDEGSKQDRKDIQEDFKKGNIDILVVYNMLLTGFDAPRLKKQYLARMIKAHNLLQTLTRVNRPYRDYHYGFVVDFANIKDEFDKTNKAYFDELQAELGDEVENYSEIFKSHEEIERDLTDVKNQLFLYDTDNIVEFINQINGIDDKKTLLNLKEALENYKVLHNLIRLFGYDDLYVHFDVSKAIQMLNEVTNRINIINFKQNVENSEDMSSVLNTALDQIRFQFRKVKEEELVIADAFRNSLEKTRREIVDRCLDPKDPEYISLLEELKRVFKKKNIEELTTDEMKAVIEELDGLRKRAEKHNHEDQMLAAKYDGDVKYMRTHKRIMGNPPPIADALTVHSILMDVKRQADDTVSRNESVLDNQAFFIRSLQPAIISACKKRNTKVNMQQVQFIDACIAQEYFTERNWAS
- a CDS encoding ASCH domain-containing protein, translated to MSTMLLSIKPKYAKVILEGKKQYEFRKSKPKDGVDRIVFYASSPQKQVVGEATIDEILEGTPKEIWEIAKTAAGITKKFYFSYYAGKDKAIAYKLKDVIIYETPKALSDYGINQAPQSFVYLD
- a CDS encoding HsdM family class I SAM-dependent methyltransferase, which produces METQIIMKRTKAMIDDLKTVCANYGLGNASSEYKIITEVFLYKFLNDKFLYEVRQADEGLKNSTNIEADLSAMDDESYDFLLASLPPTTAQLKKEHFISYLFNRKNTDKFNELFDDTLIDIANFNIDVFSVKTGSEDKIRLFDAISVFVTETNRRSDFCRAIIDKLVAFSFAEAFAQKYDFFAAVFEYLIKDYNKDFGKYAEYYTPHSIASIIAKIMVPDGAQNVTVYDPAAGSGTLVLALAHEIGEDNCTIYTQDISQKSNEFLRLNLILNNLVHSLGNVVHGDTLLQPEHLNKQKNGLMKFDYIVSNPPFNMDFSDNRDTLAGEKYKERFWAGVPNIPKKKKDSMDIYLLFLQHILFSLKDTGKAGIVVPTGFLTTATGIQKKIREKIISEKMLRGVISMPSNIFATTGTNVSIMFLDAQKQQDKVMLMDASSMGQKIKVDGKNQRTVLRDFEIEQIISTFNCEIETDDFSVMVSLDQISKNKFSLSAGQYFTFKLPYVEISEAEFDKEMQRLQIELGDELDAGAELNKEICAIMERLKWNQ